The following coding sequences are from one Triticum dicoccoides isolate Atlit2015 ecotype Zavitan chromosome 4A, WEW_v2.0, whole genome shotgun sequence window:
- the LOC119289841 gene encoding uncharacterized protein LOC119289841, translated as MTHVLSGNIVAIPIPTGRGPGGQEAPRRPGALRQATHLLRDPLGHQSRACGKRSSGHREAPRAECAAGSREECGHTHQFGCPPFIGDALLSASLDTSILPGTLIGSKLCHLTAVDFYLSSHADIRLAFLYLQFVHLMEC; from the exons ATGACCCACGTCCTCAGCGGCAACATCGTCGCCATCCCCATCCCCACCGGCCGGGGCCCGGGCGGCCAAGAAGCTCCCCGGCGTCCGGGAGCTCTTCGACAAGCCACCCACCTGCTACGAGATCCACTAGGGCATCAAAGCCGGGCCTGCGGCAAGAGGTCGTCAGGTCACAGAGAGGCACCGCGTGCAGAGTGTGCGGCTGGAAGCCGTGAAGAATGTGG GCACACCCACCAGTTCGGCTGCCCGCCTTTTATTGGTGATGCTCTTCTCTCCGCCTCTTTGGATACTTCAATTCTTCCTG GTACTCTTATTGGTTCAAAGCTTTGCCATCTGACAGCGGTTGATTTCTACTTGTCTAGCCATGCTGACATTCGGTTGGCTTTCCTTTATTTGCAATTTGTTCATTTGATGGAATGCTGA